The following are from one region of the Populus trichocarpa isolate Nisqually-1 chromosome 8, P.trichocarpa_v4.1, whole genome shotgun sequence genome:
- the LOC18101480 gene encoding uncharacterized protein LOC18101480 isoform X9, whose translation MDSRREEMADCNRNEDFYGSQEIQVASMTKKYGGLAPKKKPLISKDHERAFFDSADWALCKQAAGVNQTSTVAIETLRPKLQADLD comes from the exons aTGGATAGCAGGAGAGAAGAGATGGCAGATTGCAACAGAAACGAAGACTTCTATGGTTCTCAAGAGATCCAG gTAGCATCCATGACCAAGAAATATGGAGGGCTTGCACCCAAGAAGAAGCCCTTGATTTCAAAG GACCATGAGCGTGCTTTCTTTGATTCAGCAGACTGGGCATTATGCAAG CAAGCAGCTGGAGTGAATCAAACGTCAACAGTGGCAATAGAAACTTTGCGACCAAAACTACAG GCAGACTTGGATTGA
- the LOC18101480 gene encoding uncharacterized protein LOC18101480 isoform X4, with protein sequence MDSRREEMADCNRNEDFYGSQEIQVASMTKKYGGLAPKKKPLISKDHERAFFDSADWALCKQAAGVNQTSTVAIETLRPKLQRTPHHTLPPRRPACTSGSNADLD encoded by the exons aTGGATAGCAGGAGAGAAGAGATGGCAGATTGCAACAGAAACGAAGACTTCTATGGTTCTCAAGAGATCCAG gTAGCATCCATGACCAAGAAATATGGAGGGCTTGCACCCAAGAAGAAGCCCTTGATTTCAAAG GACCATGAGCGTGCTTTCTTTGATTCAGCAGACTGGGCATTATGCAAG CAAGCAGCTGGAGTGAATCAAACGTCAACAGTGGCAATAGAAACTTTGCGACCAAAACTACAG AGAACACCTCACCATACACTCCCGCCTAGGAGACCAGCTTGTACATCTGGTAGCAAC GCAGACTTGGATTGA
- the LOC112328519 gene encoding putative pentatricopeptide repeat-containing protein At3g16890, mitochondrial, which produces MRGLSLASRASSPALNNLSKSQKSSNQPKLTTQKHPSKSKTDRFQRQTNHTEASLTGNNTLSSLNSQLTKPNLLSVPKGHVSHNRDTRSVDRHYISRILSRNDWFLLLNHEFKAKRINLNPQFVVSVLQNQENPIYPLRFYIWVSNVDPLFIRNQAVKGVLANAFYRKGPVVLSVDLLKDIRNSGFRVDEDLLCVLIGSWGRLGLAKYCEEIFGQISFLGITPSTRLYNAVIDALVKSNSLDLAYLKFQQMSADNCKPDRFTYNMLIHGVCKIGVVDEALRLVKQMEGFGYSANVYTYTNLIYGFCNAKRVDEAFRVFETMKLRNVNPNEATIRSLVHGVFRCVAPREAFELVIDFIEKEPVLGRLACDTLLCCLSEKCMPREAGALLRKLGERGYLPDSSTFNITMTCLLKGLDVNETCGILDKFIARGAKLGFSFYLALIETLYKAGRGMEGDRYLNQMVKDRLVSDVFSYNMLIDCFCKANVMNKAVMVFKVMQDRGVSPNLVTFNTLISGHCKDGEVHKARELLQMLLELGLKPDIFTFSSIIDCLCRAQQFDDALGCFSEMVEWGISPNAVTYNILIRSLCLIGDVGRSMKLLKDMRKDGISPDIFSFNALIQSFCRMGKVEKAEKMFVSMSTLGLIPNNYTYGALVKALFELGRCDEAKKMFFSMEVNGCVPDSFTCNLISENLFKQGDFEELQNIAKICSERGIALKSIPAV; this is translated from the coding sequence ATGAGAGGGCTTTCTTTAGCTTCTAGGGCATCATCACCTGCACTCAATAACCTCTCTAAATCTCAAAAATCATCCAATCAGCCAAAACTCACCACGCAGAAGCACCCCTCAAAGTCCAAAACTGATCGATTTCAAAGGCAAACCAACCACACTGAAGCTTCTTTAACAGGTAATAATACTCTTTCTTCACTAAACTCTCAACTTACAAAACCCAACTTATTATCAGTCCCAAAAGGTCATGTTTCACATAACAGAGATACCAGGTCAGTTGATCGTCATTATATTTCTAGAATTCTGTCAAGAAATGACTGGTTTTTACTGCTAAACCACGAGTTTAAGGCGAAGAGGATTAATTTGAATCCTCAGTTTGTAGTTAGtgttttgcaaaatcaagaaaacccaATATACCCGTTGAGATTTTATATCTGGGTTTCGAATGTTGACCCGTTATTTATTAGGAATCAGGCTGTTAAGGGTGTTTTAGCTAATGCGTTTTATCGAAAAGGTCCTGTTGTATTGTCTGTTGATTTGCTTAAAGATATTAGAAACTCAGGTTTTCGAGTTGACGAAGATTTGCTTTGCGTTTTGATTGGTAGTTGGGGAAGGTTAGGATTGGCAAAGTATTGTGAGGAAATATTTGGACAAATATCTTTTTTGGGTATTACTCCTAGTACAAGGTTGTATAATGCTGTTATTGATGCATTGGTGAAATCAAACTCTCTTGACCTTGCCTATTTGAAGTTTCAACAGATGTCAGCGGATAATTGTAAACCTGACAGGTTTACTTATAACATGCTTATTCATGGAGTTTGTAAAATTGGTGTGGTGGATGAGGCACTTCGGTTGGTTAAGCAGATGGAAGGTTTTGGATATTCAGCTAATGTTTATACATACACTAACTTAATATATGGGTTTTGCAATGCAAAGAGGGTTGATGAAGCATTCAGGGTTTTTGAAACAATGAAGCTTCGGAATGTCAATCCTAATGAAGCCACTATCAGATCATTGGTTCATGGGGTGTTTCGTTGTGTGGCTCCACGTGAGGCGTTTGAACTGGtgatagattttattgaaaaggaGCCTGTTTTGGGGAGATTGGCTTGTGATACTTTACTCTGTTGCCTGTCAGAGAAGTGTATGCCAAGAGAGGCAGGTGCATTATTGAGGAAACTTGGGGAGAGAGGTTATTTGCCTGACAGTTCGACATTTAACATCACAATGACTTGTTTGTTAAAGGGTTTGGATGTCAATGAGACATGTGGGATATTGGATAAATTTATTGCGCGGGGTGCGAAGTTGGGGTTTAGCTTTTATCTTGCATTAATTGAAACTTTGTATAAAGCAGGAAGAGGTATGGAGGGAGATCGGTATTTGAATCAAATGGTCAAGGACAGACTTGTGTCTGATGTCTTTTCATATAACATGCTAATTGATTGCTTCTGCAAAGCCAATGTGATGAACAAGGCAGTAATGGTTTTCAAAGTGATGCAAGATAGAGGTGTTTCTCCCAACCTTGTTACTTTCAATACCCTTATTAGTGGCCACTGCAAAGATGGAGAGGTGCATAAAGCACGTGAACTGTTGCAGATGCTTTTAGAACTTGGATTGAAGCCAGATATTTTCACTTTTAGTTCAATAATTGACTGTCTTTGTCGAGCACAACAGTTTGATGATGCTTTAGGTTGTTTCAGTGAAATGGTGGAATGGGGTATCTCTCCTAATGCTGTCACGTACAATATATTGATTCGTTCTCTGTGTCTTATAGGAGATGTTGGTAGATCAATGAAACTCTTAAAAGACATGCGAAAGGATGGAATAAGCCCTGATATTTTCTCCTTCAATGCTCTCATTCAAAGTTTTTGTAGGATGGGAAAAGTTGAGAAAGCAGAGAAGATGTTTGTTTCCATGTCTACCTTGGGCTTGATTCCCAACAACTATACTTATGGTGCTCTTGTTAAGGCATTGTTTGAATTAGGGAGATGTGATGAAGCTAAGAAgatgtttttttcaatggaAGTGAATGGCTGTGTTCCTGATTCCTTCACATGCAATTTGATTTCAGAAAATCTGTTTAAGCAAGGCGATTTTGAAGAGCTTCAAAATATAGCAAAAATATGTTCTGAGAGAGGAATTGCTCTAAAATCCATTCCTGCAGTGTAG
- the LOC18101480 gene encoding uncharacterized protein LOC18101480 isoform X2, whose amino-acid sequence MDSRREEMADCNRNEDFYGSQEIQVASMTKKYGGLAPKKKPLISKDHERAFFDSADWALCKQAAGVNQTSTVAIETLRPKLQRTPHHTLPPRRPACTSGSNVSLDMDRADLD is encoded by the exons aTGGATAGCAGGAGAGAAGAGATGGCAGATTGCAACAGAAACGAAGACTTCTATGGTTCTCAAGAGATCCAG gTAGCATCCATGACCAAGAAATATGGAGGGCTTGCACCCAAGAAGAAGCCCTTGATTTCAAAG GACCATGAGCGTGCTTTCTTTGATTCAGCAGACTGGGCATTATGCAAG CAAGCAGCTGGAGTGAATCAAACGTCAACAGTGGCAATAGAAACTTTGCGACCAAAACTACAG AGAACACCTCACCATACACTCCCGCCTAGGAGACCAGCTTGTACATCTGGTAGCAACGTGAGTCTTGACATGGATCGC GCAGACTTGGATTGA
- the LOC18101480 gene encoding uncharacterized protein LOC18101480 isoform X10, which yields MADCNRNEDFYGSQEIQVASMTKKYGGLAPKKKPLISKDHERAFFDSADWALCKQAAGVNQTSTVAIETLRPKLQADLD from the exons ATGGCAGATTGCAACAGAAACGAAGACTTCTATGGTTCTCAAGAGATCCAG gTAGCATCCATGACCAAGAAATATGGAGGGCTTGCACCCAAGAAGAAGCCCTTGATTTCAAAG GACCATGAGCGTGCTTTCTTTGATTCAGCAGACTGGGCATTATGCAAG CAAGCAGCTGGAGTGAATCAAACGTCAACAGTGGCAATAGAAACTTTGCGACCAAAACTACAG GCAGACTTGGATTGA
- the LOC18101480 gene encoding uncharacterized protein LOC18101480 isoform X8: MTKKYGGLAPKKKPLISKDHERAFFDSADWALCKQAAGVNQTSTVAIETLRPKLQRTPHHTLPPRRPACTSGSNVSLDMDRVICSYQADLD, translated from the exons ATGACCAAGAAATATGGAGGGCTTGCACCCAAGAAGAAGCCCTTGATTTCAAAG GACCATGAGCGTGCTTTCTTTGATTCAGCAGACTGGGCATTATGCAAG CAAGCAGCTGGAGTGAATCAAACGTCAACAGTGGCAATAGAAACTTTGCGACCAAAACTACAG AGAACACCTCACCATACACTCCCGCCTAGGAGACCAGCTTGTACATCTGGTAGCAACGTGAGTCTTGACATGGATCGCGTAATATGTTCTTATCAG GCAGACTTGGATTGA
- the LOC7471122 gene encoding uncharacterized protein LOC7471122 isoform X1 — protein MAQYAITFRLWVLSAVLVGVSIFCCNLGKADEGEDVPQTGTGIIGGVPQTGTGTIGGVPQTGTGTGTIGGVPQTGTGTGIVDADPAEIVAKALLCFSDKYSQLYSSCEVAYRLTQTGKLNVPPEYADSYCGGPCLVETHLVLSCIENIMKHFVFYNKATIEDIRDTIKAGCGYGPERGNFDVSEHLQFEENNAFKTANQILLGVGFMFGGHALLL, from the exons ATGGCACAATATGCAATCACATTTAGACTCTGGGTTTTATCTGCAGTTCTTGTTGGGGTCTCTATATTCTGCTGCAACCTAG GGAAGGCAGATGAAGGTGAAGATGTGCCTCAAACAGGCACAGGAATTATAGGTGGTGTGCCTCAAACAGGCACTGGTACTATTGGTGGCGTCCCTCAAACAGGCACAGGCACTGGCACTATTGGTGGTGTTCCTCAAACAGGCACAGGCACAGGCATCGTAGATGCTGATCCGGCTGAAATTGTTGCCAAAGCGTTGCTTTGTTTCAGCGATAAATAT TCTCAGTTATACAGCAGCTGCGAAGTAGCCTATAGATTGACCCAGACAGGTAAGCTTAACGTGCCTCCTGAATACGCTGATTCCTACTGCGGTGGACCATGCCTTGTAGAGACACATTTGGTGCTCAGCTGCATTGAAAACATCATGaaacattttgttttctataataaaGCCACCATAGAGGATATCAGAGACACAATCAAGGCCGGATGTGGCTACGGTCCCGAGAGAG GTAATTTTGATGTGTCCGAGCACCTTcaatttgaagaaaacaatGCATTCAAGACTGCAAACCAGATTCTGCTCGGAGTTGGCTTCATGTTCGGCGGGCATGCTTTATTGCTTTGA
- the LOC18101480 gene encoding uncharacterized protein LOC18101480 isoform X3, with protein MADCNRNEDFYGSQEIQVASMTKKYGGLAPKKKPLISKDHERAFFDSADWALCKQAAGVNQTSTVAIETLRPKLQRTPHHTLPPRRPACTSGSNVSLDMDRVICSYQADLD; from the exons ATGGCAGATTGCAACAGAAACGAAGACTTCTATGGTTCTCAAGAGATCCAG gTAGCATCCATGACCAAGAAATATGGAGGGCTTGCACCCAAGAAGAAGCCCTTGATTTCAAAG GACCATGAGCGTGCTTTCTTTGATTCAGCAGACTGGGCATTATGCAAG CAAGCAGCTGGAGTGAATCAAACGTCAACAGTGGCAATAGAAACTTTGCGACCAAAACTACAG AGAACACCTCACCATACACTCCCGCCTAGGAGACCAGCTTGTACATCTGGTAGCAACGTGAGTCTTGACATGGATCGCGTAATATGTTCTTATCAG GCAGACTTGGATTGA
- the LOC18101480 gene encoding uncharacterized protein LOC18101480 isoform X6 — translation MADCNRNEDFYGSQEIQVASMTKKYGGLAPKKKPLISKDHERAFFDSADWALCKQAAGVNQTSTVAIETLRPKLQRTPHHTLPPRRPACTSGSNADLD, via the exons ATGGCAGATTGCAACAGAAACGAAGACTTCTATGGTTCTCAAGAGATCCAG gTAGCATCCATGACCAAGAAATATGGAGGGCTTGCACCCAAGAAGAAGCCCTTGATTTCAAAG GACCATGAGCGTGCTTTCTTTGATTCAGCAGACTGGGCATTATGCAAG CAAGCAGCTGGAGTGAATCAAACGTCAACAGTGGCAATAGAAACTTTGCGACCAAAACTACAG AGAACACCTCACCATACACTCCCGCCTAGGAGACCAGCTTGTACATCTGGTAGCAAC GCAGACTTGGATTGA
- the LOC18101480 gene encoding uncharacterized protein LOC18101480 isoform X5, protein MDSRREEMADCNRNEDFYGSQEIQVASMTKKYGGLAPKKKPLISKQAAGVNQTSTVAIETLRPKLQRTPHHTLPPRRPACTSGSNVSLDMDRVICSYQADLD, encoded by the exons aTGGATAGCAGGAGAGAAGAGATGGCAGATTGCAACAGAAACGAAGACTTCTATGGTTCTCAAGAGATCCAG gTAGCATCCATGACCAAGAAATATGGAGGGCTTGCACCCAAGAAGAAGCCCTTGATTTCAAAG CAAGCAGCTGGAGTGAATCAAACGTCAACAGTGGCAATAGAAACTTTGCGACCAAAACTACAG AGAACACCTCACCATACACTCCCGCCTAGGAGACCAGCTTGTACATCTGGTAGCAACGTGAGTCTTGACATGGATCGCGTAATATGTTCTTATCAG GCAGACTTGGATTGA
- the LOC127905696 gene encoding protein trichome birefringence-like 4, protein MLRMLRGKRMVFVGDSLNRNMWQSLVCALRESVENKSRIFEIEGRREFRARGFYSFNFVDHNCSIDFVKSPFLVQEWRSSDRRGNRRERLRLDMIQTPSFNYHDADIIIFNTGHWWTHQKTYRGKNYFQEGRKVYNRLEVNEAYKKALWTWAKWVDSNINRSHTRVFFGGYSASHFRKGKWDSGGHCHEERQPVTNDTLLKPYPLMMKILESVISEMKTPVFYLNITRMTGYRKDGHPSVYRKPNVHQRIPGIIQDCSHWCLPGVPDSWNELFYATYLLSHHALSSNH, encoded by the exons ATGTTGCGAATGTTGAGAGGGAAGAGAATGGTGTTTGTGGGGGACTCGTTGAATAGGAATATGTGGCAATCTTTGGTATGTGCATTGAGAGAATCAGTGGAGAATAAGAGCAGAATCTTTGAAATTGAGGGTCGGCGAGAGTTCAGGGCTAGAGGCTTCTACTCTTTCAACTTCGTA GATCATAATTGCTCAATAGACTTTGTAAAATCGCCATTCCTTGTTCAAGAATGGCGAAGCTCAGACAGGCGTGGAAATCGAAGAGAAAGACTCAGGCTTGACATGATCCAAACCCCTTCTTTCAATTACCATGATGCTGATATAATCATCTTCAACACCGGTCACTGGTGGACGCACCAGAAAACATACAGAGG CAAAAATTACTTCCAAGAAGGCAGGAAAGTCTATAACAGGCTAGAAGTAAATGAAGCTTATAAGAAAGCTTTATGGACATGGGCAAAATGGGTTGATTCTAACATCAACAGAAGCCATACCAGGGTCTTCTTCGGTGGATACTCAGCTTCTCACTTCAG GAAAGGGAAATGGGATTCAGGTGGGCATTGTCATGAAGAGAGGCAGCCTGTAACAAACGACACTCTACTTAAACCATATCCATTGATGATGAAGATTCTCGAATCTGTTATATCAGAGATGAAGACGCCAGTTTTTTACCTCAACATTACCAGAATGACAGGGTACAGAAAAGATGGGCATCCTTCGGTTTACCGGAAACCTAATGTCCATCAAAGAATTCCTGGGATTATCCAAGATTGCAGCCATTGGTGTCTTCCCGGTGTTCCAGACTCCTGGAATGAGCTTTTCTACGCCACTTACCTTTTATCACATCATGCTTTGTCAAGCAACCACTAG
- the LOC18101480 gene encoding uncharacterized protein LOC18101480 isoform X7 — MADCNRNEDFYGSQEIQVASMTKKYGGLAPKKKPLISKQAAGVNQTSTVAIETLRPKLQRTPHHTLPPRRPACTSGSNVSLDMDRVICSYQADLD; from the exons ATGGCAGATTGCAACAGAAACGAAGACTTCTATGGTTCTCAAGAGATCCAG gTAGCATCCATGACCAAGAAATATGGAGGGCTTGCACCCAAGAAGAAGCCCTTGATTTCAAAG CAAGCAGCTGGAGTGAATCAAACGTCAACAGTGGCAATAGAAACTTTGCGACCAAAACTACAG AGAACACCTCACCATACACTCCCGCCTAGGAGACCAGCTTGTACATCTGGTAGCAACGTGAGTCTTGACATGGATCGCGTAATATGTTCTTATCAG GCAGACTTGGATTGA
- the LOC7471122 gene encoding uncharacterized protein LOC7471122 isoform X2 has product MAQYAITFRLWVLSAVLVGVSIFCCNLGKADEGEDVPQTGTGIIGGVPQTGTGTIGGVPQTGTGTGTIGGVPQTGTGTGIVDADPAEIVAKALLCFSDKYLYSSCEVAYRLTQTGKLNVPPEYADSYCGGPCLVETHLVLSCIENIMKHFVFYNKATIEDIRDTIKAGCGYGPERGNFDVSEHLQFEENNAFKTANQILLGVGFMFGGHALLL; this is encoded by the exons ATGGCACAATATGCAATCACATTTAGACTCTGGGTTTTATCTGCAGTTCTTGTTGGGGTCTCTATATTCTGCTGCAACCTAG GGAAGGCAGATGAAGGTGAAGATGTGCCTCAAACAGGCACAGGAATTATAGGTGGTGTGCCTCAAACAGGCACTGGTACTATTGGTGGCGTCCCTCAAACAGGCACAGGCACTGGCACTATTGGTGGTGTTCCTCAAACAGGCACAGGCACAGGCATCGTAGATGCTGATCCGGCTGAAATTGTTGCCAAAGCGTTGCTTTGTTTCAGCGATAAATAT TTATACAGCAGCTGCGAAGTAGCCTATAGATTGACCCAGACAGGTAAGCTTAACGTGCCTCCTGAATACGCTGATTCCTACTGCGGTGGACCATGCCTTGTAGAGACACATTTGGTGCTCAGCTGCATTGAAAACATCATGaaacattttgttttctataataaaGCCACCATAGAGGATATCAGAGACACAATCAAGGCCGGATGTGGCTACGGTCCCGAGAGAG GTAATTTTGATGTGTCCGAGCACCTTcaatttgaagaaaacaatGCATTCAAGACTGCAAACCAGATTCTGCTCGGAGTTGGCTTCATGTTCGGCGGGCATGCTTTATTGCTTTGA
- the LOC18101480 gene encoding uncharacterized protein LOC18101480 isoform X1: MDSRREEMADCNRNEDFYGSQEIQVASMTKKYGGLAPKKKPLISKDHERAFFDSADWALCKQAAGVNQTSTVAIETLRPKLQRTPHHTLPPRRPACTSGSNVSLDMDRVICSYQADLD, from the exons aTGGATAGCAGGAGAGAAGAGATGGCAGATTGCAACAGAAACGAAGACTTCTATGGTTCTCAAGAGATCCAG gTAGCATCCATGACCAAGAAATATGGAGGGCTTGCACCCAAGAAGAAGCCCTTGATTTCAAAG GACCATGAGCGTGCTTTCTTTGATTCAGCAGACTGGGCATTATGCAAG CAAGCAGCTGGAGTGAATCAAACGTCAACAGTGGCAATAGAAACTTTGCGACCAAAACTACAG AGAACACCTCACCATACACTCCCGCCTAGGAGACCAGCTTGTACATCTGGTAGCAACGTGAGTCTTGACATGGATCGCGTAATATGTTCTTATCAG GCAGACTTGGATTGA